The stretch of DNA TAATTTTGTTGAAATCTCTATAACACCTTGTCCATCTTCATTAGTTGTGGCGAGGTTTTTTTATACCCTTACTTGACTTGCTACTCAAGTAACAGAAATAGCTTCGCGGCAGACACTACAGCTATAGCAGTCGTCAATGTAGTTGAGACGTCAAAAAGGCTAAGGGTCATTAATCCAAGTAATTTGTAACTTTGAGCTCTGACCTCTACCGTACATGAAAGAAGCACTGTAGGAGTTCGCGCAAGTGGATTTAGTTTTTATTCGACGCCTCTTACTAAAACGGGGGAAATCCTAGTAACGCAGTGGCTTCTTAACAGAGGACATCTCTACAAAGAAAAAGTATCTCCTGAAGCTAGCTACCTATTTGAGCAACTCATCAGATTTATGTGTTAGGGCATCACGAGACTTCTACTAAGGTAGTAGTGGATAATGAGATGATGAATCAAGCCAATTGGTAATCTTACTACTATCCTTACGAATGTGAAGAAAATAGTGGCTGTTCCCCGTCAAATACTATGGTCTTTAGTTGGTTTACTCTTGACGATTAGTGGCACTTTTATCGAAGCGCATTTTACTAGCGCCCCTTGGAGTTGGAACCACTACGGCATTCAGACGACTCCTTTAGGAGTAACGTATCAAATTGGAGCAGTGCTGCTTGTCGGTTGTTTAGGAGGCAAAACAGCTGGCGCACTTTCTCAAATTGCTTATATCGTGCTTGGCTTAACCTGGCTACCTGTATTTTATCAAGGTGGTGGCATCAGCTATCTCAACCAGCCTAACTTCGGTTACATACTGGGTTTTATTCCAGGAGCCTGGGTATGTGGTTTTCTTGCCTTTAAAACTTCCAACAAACTAGAGTCACTTGCTTTCAGTTGCTTGTGTGGTTTACTAGCGATTCATTTAACTGGAGTAGGCTATCTCATTTTGAACTATATTATTGGTGCGGGGTTTGCACAATTAACGCTTTTAGAAGCAGTATTGAGATATTCTGTTTATTCACTACCAGGGCATCTCATCATTACTTGTGCAGTAGCAGTTTTATCTTACTGTTTGCGGCTCGTTATGTTGTATTAGTTTCCAGTCGATTACTGTATCTAGGTTTTAGATTGCATCTAAAATCTCAGTATTTTTAATTCTCATGCGTGTAAAAAATCGTCTTTTCTGGATTGTTGCCGTTATCAGTTTAGTTATCGATCAGTTAACTAAATTTTGGGTAGTGCAAAATTTTTATTTATCAGAAACGCAACCCCTTATCGAGGGAGTATTCCATCTTACTTACGTCACTAATACTGGCGCAGCTTTTAGTTTATTGAGTGGTAGAGTTGAGTGGTTGCGCTGGCTGTCTTTGGCTGTGAGTTTGGGGTTAATGGCACTAGCCTGGTTTGGAGGAGTCATGCGGACTTTTGAACAATTAGGCTATGGATTCATTTTAGGTGGTGCGCTAGGGAATGGAATCGATCGCTTTGTTGCAGGAAGCGTTGTTGACTTTTTAGATTTTCGCCTGATTCAGTTTCCCATCTTTAATTTTGCCGATGTATTTATTAACATTGGCATTGTCTGCTTACTCATTGCTACATTTGCACAGCCAAAAGATACTCCTCGTAGATCTCGATGAAAATAAGGGAACCTACTAAGCGTAGATTCCCTCAAAGTCAAGATTTATTCGGTCAAGCTCAATCGCCTTGGTGTTAAGTCCTAAGGCGTTACACCTTCACTCGGGTTGCTAGGTGCAGCACTGTCAGTTCCGGGCGCAGGCATCATTGTCCCACCTGGTAAAGGCTCCGAAGGACGAGATTCAATTCGGTCATCAATAGGCGCATCTGGACTAGTAGGTGCTGCAGCACCGTCAGGAGATGTGGGGCTATCTGTGGTGCCAGGTACTGGTGTTGTTGCATCTGGCGCATTGATTGGGCTTTCAGGCGCTACTCGCGTACCGCCGCCTGTGGGAGATTCTGGAGGTAAAGTTGTACCATCAGTAGGTCCAGCTGGCGGAGTCATGGTACCTGGAGTCATCGTACCATCTGGTCCTGGCAGTGGTGTTACTGGCGGTGCAGTCGGATCGAGTGGAGTCGTACCTTCTGGGGTTACGGGTGGAGTTGTTGGCGTTACAGGCGTCGTTGCATCAGGGGTTGTTGTGCCTGTAGGTGCTGGACCTGTTAGCGGTGTACCACCCTCGCAGCGTGAGTTGAGTGGAAAACGCTCGCATAGAATTTCTAAACCTTGTGGTGAAAGCTCAATCTCTGGGGTTGGAGTTGTTTCTTGAGCTACAGCATTGCTAGATAATGCCAGAGTCAGAGCAGTACCAAATAAACCTACGTATCTTATTTTCACACCACTTAACCTCAACACGTTTTTGGGATCATTAAATCAGAGGAAAATACATCATAAATCTACCCTAATGTGGATACATATGAGATTTTTGTATGTATAAAACCCCCTTAATAAGGAGAAACATTGTTGTGGGGATAGTTTCAGGAAACCGATAATATTGTTTTATCGTCTTAATAAGATTAAAGAATACATTTAGCGATCGCACGTGACAACAGACAAGGAATCACTTGACTCAGTAGGTACTATGAGCTAGTGAGTAAAATGTTTTCAGTACACAATATCGAGCTTGAAATAAAGCTTCCCCTAACGTGCAAGAAGTCATAGCAAGTGCTATGAAGATTGCTAGAAAGTAAAAAACAAATTTATTTAACTCGAATTCTTCAGTTTTGCAGCGAGTCAAAACTTTGACTGACAATCTGGTAATGCAAATAGACAATGAATCAACCGCAACCACCGCGTAAACCGCAAACCGTTTTAGGACAGGTCACACAAGCAGTAAAAACAATTCAAGCTAAAGTAGATTTCTCGAAACTAGCACTCAAGCCAAATGCTAGAGTTCCTGAGCTTTGGTTACAAGATGCAGGAGCAGATAAAGCCGAAGTCTATCCGTTACTTGGCGATCGCTATCTTCTCGGTCGCAGTTCGCGCTCTTGCGATATTGTCGTGCGCAATCCTGTTGTCAGCCAAATTCACCTATCGATTACACGCCATCCAAAGCGGCGATCGCCGTTTGTCATCAAAGACGAAAACTCAACGAATGGGATTTATCGTGGCAGAAGACGTATTTCATCACTAGCACTGCGTCACGGAGATATTCTGACACTTGGTCCACCAGAACTTGCGGCTGCTGTGCGACTACAATATGTCGATCCGCCACCTTGGTACGTTCGGGTAATTAATTGGTGCGCGTACGGTATTGGTGGCGTGACGCTGCTTTTAGCAATAGGAATAGGAATTGAATGGACGAAGTTTTCTGTTGTTCCTTTACCAGGGGCGACACAAGCGCCTGTTGTCGTTTATGCGCGTGATGGAGAAACGCCCTTACGCCCACCGCGAACGACTTCTCACGTCGATCTCCCAAGCTTATCAGACTTTTCTCCGTACCTACCCGATGCAGTTATTGCTTCCGAAGATAGTCGCTTTAATTGGCATTTTGGTGTCGATCCGATTGGGATTTTGCGAGCCATTGTTGTGAATGTACGCGATCGCGAGTTTCAACAAGGTGCAAGTACGGTAACGCAGCAAGTCGCGCGGAGCTTATTTCGCGATTATGTAGGACCCGAAGATTCTTTAGGGCGGAAGTTGCGCGAGGCGATCGTCGCGCTGAAACTAGAAACGTTCTATAGCAAGGACTTTCTCCTACGAACTTACCTAAACCGAATCTACTTGGGTGGAGACACTTTAGGTTTTGAGGATGCTGCGCGATATTACTTTGACAAGTCGGCGAAAGATTTAACGCTAACCGAAGCCGCAACTTTGGTTGGAATTTTGCCTGCTCCAAACAGTTTCAACTTTTGTGGTGACGCACAAAGTCATCAAACTATCATCAATTACCGCAATCGCGTGCTATCTCGGATGCTCGCGCAGGGTAGAATCAGCGCGGAAGAGGCAAATCGCGCGCGGCGATCGCCGGTGGATGTTAGCCGTCGCGTGTGTGAAGAACAAGCCAACACAATTGCGCCCTACTTTTACAGTTATGTCTTTCAGGAACTGAGGCAAATTTTGGGAGAACAACTCGCGCGCGAAGGTAACTTTATTATTGAAACGCAGTTAGACCCTAAAATTCAAGCCCAGGCAGAAGCCGCACTGCGCAACGCGGTAAGTAACAGTGGCGGAACGTATCGCTTTTCACAAGGTGCAATTGTTACGCTTGATGCTAATACAGGTGCTGTATTAGCCCTTGTTGGCGGAACTGATTACAAAACAAGTCAATTTAACCGCGCTACGCAAGCACAGCGACAACCAGGGTCAACCTTTAAGCTATTTGCGTATGCTGCTGCTGTCGAGCAGGGAATTTCCCCCTACAAAGCTTATTCGTGCGCGCCTGTTTTTTGGAGAGGTCAAAGGTATCGTGGTTGCGAACGCTCAAGTGGCAGTATCGATATGTACACTGGGTTAGCGCTATCAGAAAACGCGGTAGCTTTACGTATAGCGCAGGATGTGGGATTAGAGCGGGTAGTACGGATGGCAAGACGGCTTGGTGTAGAATCGCCGTTGAATCCTGTACCTGGTTTGGTATTAGGGCAAAGCGAAACTAACGTGCTCGAAATGACAGGTGCATTTGCTGCTGTTGCTAATGGTGGTGTGTGGAATCGCCCGCACTTGATTAGTCGAATTTTAGATAGCAGCGATTGCAGCGATCGCCAAAATTTAAAAACTTGTCGGGAAATTTATTCTTTTGCGCAGAGTAATGATGCCAACATTCAGGCAATCCCGCCTAGTGTAGCTGACACAATGACTTCAATGTTACAGAGTGTCGTCCAGCGCGGTACAGGAAGAAGCGCTGCAATAGGATTAGGTGTTGCTGGAAAAACTGGTACAACCGATAATAATCGCGATTTGTGGTTTATTGGTTATATTCCCTCTCGGCAACTGGTGACCGGCGTTTGGCTTGGCAACGACAATAGTTCCCCCACAGCAGGTAGCAGCGCGATCGCAGCGCAATTATGGGGTAACTATATGCGTCAAGTTGTCCAGTAAGTGCTAGCTTTGCCAAGGAGTCACCTGCAACACCCCGTTACGACCGAAAACTACGCGAAACTGCGCGAGAGCTTCTGGTGGGGTTCCTGGAGTTGTAGCGGGATAAACCAGTAAATTGGGTAACGGAGTTTGCGCGATCGCGTCATTGGCGATCGCATTCGTCGAGCGGTATCCCACAATTGCGCCATTGGCTGTGGTACTCACGCGGTAGATTAAATCATGATTAACTGTGCGAGTTGTCCAAACGCGGTTGATGCGATTGTAAAGTTTTTGTTGCAACCAGGCGATTTGTTCGGTGTCAGTAATTGCTGTAACAAAATGACTGCGACTCGAACGCGATTGTGGTTGTGGTTCTTCGGGACGGCGAACTTCGGGAATCGGAACGAAAAAGAAGGCGATCGCAGCTAGCGCTAAACTTGACACTCCGACTGCGGCTGGTACAGCTTGTTTTGTTAACTGGGGCGCGTGTCCTGCGTGGCGTTTAGATATAGGCGCTAGCTGTAACGACATCGCAGGTAACGTTTGGCTATCGGCAAAGAATTGATCGACGGCTTCTACCAAATCAAACAATTGTACTGTCGTTAAATCAATTGCTATAGGAGTAGGCGTTGCTTCTGCACCAGGATTTGAGGCGTTGGAATGGACAATTAATCGATGACGATTGGGAGCAATTTGCTGCAATTCCACTAAACCTGACTCGTGACGATGCGCCTCAGGATGAGGAACTTTGCTCAAAAATTCTTGTGCATAACCGCTTACCGCCGTGACTAAGCTCTCAAAAAATTCTCGTCCGCCCGTTAACGGTTTAGCCCCTGCTAAGTGACACTCTGCATTTACCAGTATCGAAAGTACGGGTCTGACATTTGGAGACTGCTCGTTTGTGGGTTCGCTTAAACCCTCTAAAAAGAGAGTGCAATTAGGCAAGCTGTACTTACGTTGAATTGTCTTCATTCTACTTCCCCGTCAAACAGGCTCATCCACAACCTTTGCGTTCCAGCAGTTCCCGTACAAAATAGCAGTTGTCCTAATAAGTTCAGTGCGAGTTCATTTAACTTGTCGTCAGAATTATAAGCCAAGACACCTGAACGTCGCGGGTTCATGCGGCTACGGAAATGCGCGCGGAAGCGAGCTAAATAATTTGCCAAACGTAAGTTCTGCTCTAAAGGAATTTGCTTGTCGCTCATCTGTTGATAAGCTAACAGCAATTGCCGTAACAAAACCGTTAAGCGTCTTGCTATATAACACGCGATGACGACGAGTGCTTTTGCCTCAACAATACTTAATAATCGGCGCGTATGCGCTCTGCGTAAAGGATTTGTGCTGCGCAGCCGCCATAAATTCACCCGATTTTTGATAATGTCTTGAAGTTCTAGTTCTCGCGCTACATCCAGAAGAGCTTCAGAACCACCTATTTCTAAAGCTTCGATTGCCAGTAAAATCAAGTCGATTTGCAAACAGGTGCGACGGGGACACCCTTTTTCTTCAATAGGTGGATAAGGTAAATAATCTAAAATCAATGGATTGGACTGGACAGCAGCCGCGTCTATTGGTACTACACTTACAGAAGCATTCATGTTATCAAGCGATCTCGGGTGAAGAGGAATTTTGCCATATAAACTTCCACTAGATTGCCAAATTAGACGGCAAAACGTCCACTTTTAGCATGGAAGCACGATTCCCCTACTGGTTGAACTGACGGATCTTTGTATCAATGAGATCCCAACTTTGCCACAATTGCGCAGAAAGTTGAGAATCTGTCTACTGCGGTTTGCGAGGTGGAGATAAATTCAGCGATTTTATATTTGAAAATCATTCACCACTTTGCAAATGTCAGCAACAATTCAAATTTGTCTAGATTTCTAGTGTACGATTTTTCCGGCATCATTGAGAAATCAGCAACTAGGGAAGCGATCGCATTTGTTTGAGAGTTTCCTCGATAGTAGAAACTCGCGTTCAGCCAGTAGACACTATAGCCTAATTTGTTGACGACAACATGCCACTTTATCTTAGTTACTCTTGGCAACACGCTTATGGATCTCAAGTCCTTAATTCGTGAAATTCCCGATTTTCCTAAACCTGGAATTTTATTTCGAGACATCACGACACTTTTACGCGATGCAAATGGTTTACGCTATACAATTGATTCTCTAACTGATAAGTTTCAGGCGGCAAATTTGACAGCAGATTATGTTGTTGGGATGGAATCGCGGGGCTTTATTATTGGCGCGCCTTTGGCTTATAAATTAGGAGCTGGCTTTATTCCAGTCCGCAAACCAGGAAAATTACCGTCGTCGGTTCATGCAGTTGACTATCAACTTGAGTATGGCATGGATCGGTTGGAGGTACATCAAGACGCGTTGCAGCCAGGTAGCCCAGTATTAATCGTTGACGATCTGCTGGCGACAGGGGGAACCGCCAGCGCCACCGCCAAATTAGTTCAGCAAATCGGCTGCAAGTTAGTTGGCTTTGGGTTTATTATCGAGCTACGGGATTTACAAGGGCGAAAACAGTTGCCAGATGGCGTACCTGTAATCTCGTTAGTTGAATATTGATGGCAACAAAATTGTCTTGACTTCACTCAAGCTACGAGCGAACTGCAATTATGACTTCGAGTAAGGTTTCTGCGATTGCGCGTTGGGGCTGGCTGAATCGGTTAGTTGATAGTGAAACGATTGTTTATATCGTTAAGCGGCTATTACAGGCACTGCTAACGCTGTTACTAGCATCAGCACTTTCGTTTTTTATTATCCAGTTGGCTCCTGGCGATTATCTTGATACATTGCGGCAAAATCCGCAAATTTCGCCCGAACGCATCGAAGAACTACGACAGCAGTTCGGCTTAGATCGCTCGTGGATTGAGCAGTACGGACGCTGGCTGTGGCGAATCGTGACGCAAGGCGATTTTGGCACGAGTTTTGTCTATCAACGTTCAGTGGCTTCGTTATTGTGGGAGCGAATTGGCGCGACGTTGTTACTTGCGATCGCTTCGCTCGTTCTGACGTGGGCAATTGCAATTCCACTGGGAATCGTTGCTGCCGTCAAACAAAATCATTGGATTGACCGCATGTTACAAGTTATCAGTTACACAGGACAAGGGTTTCCTAGCTTTATCACTGCCCTTTTACTGCTCATTTTTGCCCAAAATACTTCGCCCCTTTTTCCTGTTGGTGGAATGACGAGTATCAACCATGCTGATTTTTCGCCATTTGGCAGAATGCTAGACATTGC from Chroococcidiopsis sp. TS-821 encodes:
- a CDS encoding biotin transporter BioY: MVAVPRQILWSLVGLLLTISGTFIEAHFTSAPWSWNHYGIQTTPLGVTYQIGAVLLVGCLGGKTAGALSQIAYIVLGLTWLPVFYQGGGISYLNQPNFGYILGFIPGAWVCGFLAFKTSNKLESLAFSCLCGLLAIHLTGVGYLILNYIIGAGFAQLTLLEAVLRYSVYSLPGHLIITCAVAVLSYCLRLVMLY
- the lspA gene encoding signal peptidase II, with translation MRVKNRLFWIVAVISLVIDQLTKFWVVQNFYLSETQPLIEGVFHLTYVTNTGAAFSLLSGRVEWLRWLSLAVSLGLMALAWFGGVMRTFEQLGYGFILGGALGNGIDRFVAGSVVDFLDFRLIQFPIFNFADVFINIGIVCLLIATFAQPKDTPRRSR
- a CDS encoding transglycosylase domain-containing protein, whose amino-acid sequence is MNQPQPPRKPQTVLGQVTQAVKTIQAKVDFSKLALKPNARVPELWLQDAGADKAEVYPLLGDRYLLGRSSRSCDIVVRNPVVSQIHLSITRHPKRRSPFVIKDENSTNGIYRGRRRISSLALRHGDILTLGPPELAAAVRLQYVDPPPWYVRVINWCAYGIGGVTLLLAIGIGIEWTKFSVVPLPGATQAPVVVYARDGETPLRPPRTTSHVDLPSLSDFSPYLPDAVIASEDSRFNWHFGVDPIGILRAIVVNVRDREFQQGASTVTQQVARSLFRDYVGPEDSLGRKLREAIVALKLETFYSKDFLLRTYLNRIYLGGDTLGFEDAARYYFDKSAKDLTLTEAATLVGILPAPNSFNFCGDAQSHQTIINYRNRVLSRMLAQGRISAEEANRARRSPVDVSRRVCEEQANTIAPYFYSYVFQELRQILGEQLAREGNFIIETQLDPKIQAQAEAALRNAVSNSGGTYRFSQGAIVTLDANTGAVLALVGGTDYKTSQFNRATQAQRQPGSTFKLFAYAAAVEQGISPYKAYSCAPVFWRGQRYRGCERSSGSIDMYTGLALSENAVALRIAQDVGLERVVRMARRLGVESPLNPVPGLVLGQSETNVLEMTGAFAAVANGGVWNRPHLISRILDSSDCSDRQNLKTCREIYSFAQSNDANIQAIPPSVADTMTSMLQSVVQRGTGRSAAIGLGVAGKTGTTDNNRDLWFIGYIPSRQLVTGVWLGNDNSSPTAGSSAIAAQLWGNYMRQVVQ
- a CDS encoding DUF4335 domain-containing protein, producing the protein MKTIQRKYSLPNCTLFLEGLSEPTNEQSPNVRPVLSILVNAECHLAGAKPLTGGREFFESLVTAVSGYAQEFLSKVPHPEAHRHESGLVELQQIAPNRHRLIVHSNASNPGAEATPTPIAIDLTTVQLFDLVEAVDQFFADSQTLPAMSLQLAPISKRHAGHAPQLTKQAVPAAVGVSSLALAAIAFFFVPIPEVRRPEEPQPQSRSSRSHFVTAITDTEQIAWLQQKLYNRINRVWTTRTVNHDLIYRVSTTANGAIVGYRSTNAIANDAIAQTPLPNLLVYPATTPGTPPEALAQFRVVFGRNGVLQVTPWQS
- a CDS encoding DUF3038 domain-containing protein produces the protein MNASVSVVPIDAAAVQSNPLILDYLPYPPIEEKGCPRRTCLQIDLILLAIEALEIGGSEALLDVARELELQDIIKNRVNLWRLRSTNPLRRAHTRRLLSIVEAKALVVIACYIARRLTVLLRQLLLAYQQMSDKQIPLEQNLRLANYLARFRAHFRSRMNPRRSGVLAYNSDDKLNELALNLLGQLLFCTGTAGTQRLWMSLFDGEVE
- a CDS encoding adenine phosphoribosyltransferase, whose amino-acid sequence is MDLKSLIREIPDFPKPGILFRDITTLLRDANGLRYTIDSLTDKFQAANLTADYVVGMESRGFIIGAPLAYKLGAGFIPVRKPGKLPSSVHAVDYQLEYGMDRLEVHQDALQPGSPVLIVDDLLATGGTASATAKLVQQIGCKLVGFGFIIELRDLQGRKQLPDGVPVISLVEY
- a CDS encoding ABC transporter permease, translated to MTSSKVSAIARWGWLNRLVDSETIVYIVKRLLQALLTLLLASALSFFIIQLAPGDYLDTLRQNPQISPERIEELRQQFGLDRSWIEQYGRWLWRIVTQGDFGTSFVYQRSVASLLWERIGATLLLAIASLVLTWAIAIPLGIVAAVKQNHWIDRMLQVISYTGQGFPSFITALLLLIFAQNTSPLFPVGGMTSINHADFSPFGRMLDIAWHMILPTIALSITSFAGLQRITRGELLDVLRQDYIQTARAKGLPENRVIYVHALRNAVNPLITILGFELASLLSGAFIAEFFFNWPGLGRLILQAVLAQDLYLVMASLTMGAVMLIVGNLIADLLLKAVDPRIRLENIN